The following coding sequences lie in one Candidatus Methylomirabilis lanthanidiphila genomic window:
- a CDS encoding Permease YjgP/YjgQ family protein, protein MLILDRYLTREIAKPLVIFCGGLLLLFANFTAIRYMSRVADGLMPFHSVLPLVMVRAAVALEILLPVALHLSVVVTLGRLYTDSEMTALFSSGVSPSRIIRIVFVGSLVIAGLVAYLSIYVRPWANENRYRLEREAAADVDLNEMQPGHFYENSSGTVLFFQRRDQRTGRMQQVFIQSRSEDLIRLVWAEEAHYPERVESGGARTLVCSEAVSYEISRNRAAVREATSDELVLEWEKAQVLSEEYRRKAAPTWQLAGSTSPKDIAEFQWRLSTPVAALLMGLLGFPLGHARARQGKYAKLFVSVVSYATFYNLNMMVKTWVEKGMVGTVPGIWWVHLLLGILVAGLLWRRTRNP, encoded by the coding sequence ATGTTGATACTCGATCGGTATCTGACCCGCGAGATTGCCAAGCCTCTTGTCATTTTCTGCGGCGGGCTGCTCTTGCTGTTTGCCAACTTCACCGCCATCCGTTATATGAGTCGGGTAGCCGACGGCCTCATGCCCTTCCACAGTGTCCTGCCGCTCGTCATGGTCAGGGCTGCAGTTGCGCTGGAGATCCTGCTGCCGGTCGCACTGCACCTGTCGGTTGTCGTGACGCTGGGACGTCTCTATACCGATTCCGAAATGACCGCGCTTTTCAGTTCCGGCGTCAGCCCGTCGCGGATCATACGGATCGTGTTTGTGGGTTCTCTCGTGATCGCAGGGCTCGTGGCCTATCTGTCTATCTATGTGCGGCCATGGGCCAACGAAAACCGCTATCGCCTGGAGCGCGAGGCGGCTGCGGACGTCGATCTGAACGAAATGCAGCCGGGTCACTTCTACGAAAATTCATCCGGCACCGTCCTATTCTTTCAACGGCGCGATCAACGCACCGGTCGCATGCAGCAGGTCTTTATCCAGTCCCGCTCGGAGGATCTGATTCGGCTCGTCTGGGCGGAAGAGGCGCATTATCCTGAACGTGTGGAATCGGGCGGCGCCCGGACGTTGGTCTGTTCCGAAGCCGTGAGTTATGAGATCTCGCGAAATCGGGCGGCGGTCAGGGAGGCCACATCCGACGAACTGGTTCTCGAGTGGGAGAAAGCGCAGGTGCTGTCAGAGGAGTATCGGCGAAAGGCCGCCCCAACCTGGCAGTTGGCCGGCTCCACCTCGCCCAAGGACATCGCGGAGTTTCAATGGCGCCTCTCAACCCCGGTGGCCGCGTTGCTGATGGGATTGTTGGGCTTTCCCCTCGGGCACGCCAGGGCACGTCAAGGCAAATACGCTAAATTATTCGTATCGGTGGTAAGCTACGCCACGTTTTATAATCTGAACATGATGGTGAAGACATGGGTCGAGAAGGGGATGGTCGGCACCGTTCCGGGTATCTGGTGGGTCCACCTGCTATTAGGGATTCTGGTGGCAGGCCTGTTGTGGAGACGAACGAGGAACCCATGA
- a CDS encoding nucleotidyltransferase has translation MRGIILSAGQGKRLLPLTAEVPKCVLQVGGQTLVERQIAYLMKCGIDQVTVVVGFGAEKVEQVVRTHFHPDQATTLYNPFFSVSDNLVSCWLVRHLMTEDFVLLNGDTLFEPAILQCLLDAPPGPITLVVDRKPAYDADDMKVMVEGRRLLRVGKTLSPEQSHGESIGMTLFRGNGPGLFSEAIERALRKPDALRNWYLSVIDEMAQAGLVRTCPIQGLQWTEVDCLADLEQAQQLTAL, from the coding sequence ATGAGGGGTATCATATTGAGCGCAGGCCAAGGCAAACGTCTGCTCCCGCTGACGGCGGAGGTTCCGAAATGCGTACTCCAGGTCGGAGGCCAAACTCTCGTGGAGCGGCAGATCGCCTACTTGATGAAGTGCGGCATCGATCAGGTGACTGTGGTTGTGGGGTTCGGGGCCGAAAAGGTGGAGCAGGTCGTACGCACTCATTTTCACCCCGATCAAGCCACAACTTTATATAACCCCTTCTTTTCCGTCAGCGATAATCTGGTCAGTTGTTGGCTGGTTCGCCACCTGATGACGGAAGATTTTGTTTTACTGAACGGAGACACACTGTTCGAGCCGGCCATTCTTCAATGTCTTCTGGATGCGCCGCCTGGACCGATTACGCTTGTCGTCGACCGTAAACCGGCTTATGACGCCGACGATATGAAGGTGATGGTAGAAGGACGTAGATTGCTCAGAGTCGGAAAGACATTGAGTCCGGAACAGTCTCATGGCGAGTCGATCGGCATGACGCTGTTCCGTGGAAACGGGCCGGGTCTCTTTTCCGAGGCGATTGAGCGGGCATTGCGAAAACCCGATGCCCTGAGGAACTGGTATCTCTCAGTGATCGACGAAATGGCGCAGGCGGGTCTGGTCCGGACCTGTCCCATCCAGGGCCTACAGTGGACCGAAGTGGACTGTCTTGCCGACCTGGAGCAGGCCCAACAACTGACTGCCCTGTAA